The genomic DNA AATTTCTTCTTCGGTGGGTTGGCGCCCCATGACGGCGACCGTTGATTCCATGGCGTGTGCAAGACTGGTCGTGATGATGGTCCAATAAGAGCGTATGAGGGTTTCACGGTCGTAAGTGGGGCATGCAGTCTCTACGGTGTGCCCGAGGTCTTTGAGATGGGCCACCGCTTGCCCAAGGGCCATCTCACAGTCGGGATGAGAGCTTGAGCCAAAGAGGGGCCGCGCCCAATATGCGATTCGAAGCTTTTTGGGCCTAGCGGTTACTGCTTTAAGAAAGGGTTTTGTCTGAACCGGCGCTGTGTAGGGATCGCCTGGAACCATGCCCGAGATCGCATCGAGCATAGCAGCACTGTCTCGTACTGAGTGGGTGAGGACGTGTGGGGAGACGAAGCTGGACCAAGATTCGCCACAATCTGGTGCGAAGCTAATTCGGCCTCGCGAGGGTTTCATACCAAACAAATTACAGTGTGATGATGGTATTCTGATTGAGCCGCCGCCGTCACCAGCGTGAGCCATGGGAACCATTCGCGCTGCAACAGCTGAAGATGCGCCACCAGAGGAACCACCAGGGGTATGATCAAGGTTCCATGGATTTCGTGTCGGTCCGAAGAGCTTAGGCTCGGTAATTCCCATGAGACCATATTCGGGGACGTTGGTTTTACCTAAAATAACAAGGCCTGAATCGATGAAGCGCTGAACAAGGTGGCTGGTGTAATTCGGTACATAGTTACGGGTAAAACGTGAGCCGCCAGTGAGCGGGTGCCCAGCCCAAGCAAACCCCAGGTCTTTTAATAAAAAGGGAACTCCCTTAAACGGCCCGTCGGGTAACCCATTTGCGATTGCTTCTCGTGCCGCATCATAAGCTTTGTAGTTGACAGCGTTTAGAGCAGGGTTGCGCGTCTCAATTCGTTCGATAGCGGCATCGAGCACTTCTGCGGCGCTTATATCACCCTTCGCTACAAGTTTGGCCAATCCAATAGCGTCCATTTGGTCATATTCAGGTAATAACATCGGTGCCTCCTCTATGGCTTCTACCTGTATCGCTCTAAACAACACCTATGCGCAAGTTGTCATGGGCTGAAGGTTGAAAGAATGAGGCCAAGCTCCACACATTCTCCTTAAATGAGTACCGGATTATCGATATTTTAGATTTTTAAGCGTTCAAACTTTATCGGTCTGCGCTCAGCGGATGAAGTTTAGTTCGTGTTGATTGTGATCAATCTCACATTGCGAAATAGTTTTTGTGATGGCGCTCACATCAGCGCGTTCTTATTTTGCAAATAAGAGCTTTGGTGAATCATTTTTGAGATCCATTTTTGGTTTGTGCTTG from Deltaproteobacteria bacterium includes the following:
- a CDS encoding amidase, which gives rise to MLLPEYDQMDAIGLAKLVAKGDISAAEVLDAAIERIETRNPALNAVNYKAYDAAREAIANGLPDGPFKGVPFLLKDLGFAWAGHPLTGGSRFTRNYVPNYTSHLVQRFIDSGLVILGKTNVPEYGLMGITEPKLFGPTRNPWNLDHTPGGSSGGASSAVAARMVPMAHAGDGGGSIRIPSSHCNLFGMKPSRGRISFAPDCGESWSSFVSPHVLTHSVRDSAAMLDAISGMVPGDPYTAPVQTKPFLKAVTARPKKLRIAYWARPLFGSSSHPDCEMALGQAVAHLKDLGHTVETACPTYDRETLIRSYWTIITTSLAHAMESTVAVMGRQPTEEEIETPSWFLGEIGKKTPALELVRARSAIHQASRDVAAFFSDYDVFLTPTVAKPAVRVGELGLKKWEEIGSRLLRRVGTKGILDAVLGEIARDALDATPNTQLFNQTGQPAMSVPMGWSKAEKLPLGVQMVGRYGEESLLFNLAGQIEKANPWAQHTPDCV